CTGCATGAATATGCCGCTATGGGTTACCCCGCAGCCGCGATGCGCAATTATCTGGCACGCCTTGGCTGGGCGCATGGCGATGATGAGCTGTTTGACGATGCCCAAGCGCGCGCGTGGTTCGATCTGGACGGTATCGGACGCGCCCCGGCCCGGCTGGATTTCAAGAAACTCGACCACGTCTCCGGCTGGCATATCGGCCAGATGGATGACGCGACGTTGTTGAAAGAAATCGCCGCCTTCCGCGCCGCCAACAACGAGCCGCCGCTGACGGAAACGCAGCTCGCCCGCATCACACCGATCCTTCCTGCGTTGAAAGAAAAGGCAAAAAACCTGCCCGGCCTTCTGGAACAGGCCCATTTCGCCCTCATCGACCGCCCCATCGAACCGGATGAAAAGGCGGCAAAAAACCTCGATCCGGTATCCATTGGTATGCTGTCGGAATTGACTGCCGCACTGCAGCATGCTACGTGGTCCCGAGAAGAGTTGGAGCAGGCTGCGAAGACAGTTGCAGAGACTCACGGGCTGGGCCTCGGAAAGGTCGCGGCACCGTTGCGGGCTGCCCTGGCTGGGAAAACCTCTACCCCCAGCGTGTTCGATATGATGCTTGCGCTTGGCCGCGACGAGGCCCTTGCGCGACTGCAAGATCAGGCGGGCTGAGCCCGTTCCCATCCCCGACGCCTCATCGCGTCGGCCCAAGCGAAGGAAACCGGAAATGGCTGACACTAAACCTGCGGTCCTGTCTGTCTACGGCAAGGAAATTGAGCTTCCCGTACTGACACCGACGGCTGGCCCGGAATGCGTCGACATTCGAAAACTTTACGGTCAGGGCGACGTTTTCACCTATGACCCGGGCTTCACCTCTACCGCATCCTGCGATTCCGCCATCACCTTTATCGACGGCGACAAGGGCGAGCTTTGGTATCGCGGCTATCCGATCGAACAACTCGCGGACGGCTCTCACTATCTGGAAGTCTGCTACCTGCTGCTTTACGGCGAACTGCCGAGCAAGGAGCAGCTTGATGATTTCGAGCGTCGCGTGACCCGTCACACGATGGTTCATGAGCAGATGCACAATTTCTTCCGCGGGTTCCGCCGCGATGCGCACCCGATGGCGACAATGGTCGGCGTTGTCGGCGCAATGTCGGCCTTCTACCACGATTCGACCGATATCGGTGACCCGTGGCAGCGCGAAGTCGCCTCCATCCGGCTGATCGCGAAGCTGCCCACGATTGCTGCGATGGCGTATAAATATTCCATCGGGCAGCCCTTCGTGTATCCGCGCAACGATCTCGATTACGCGTCGAACTTCCTGCATATGTGTTTCGCCGTCCCGGCAGAGGAATATAAGGTCGATCCGGCGCTCGCGCGCGCCATGGACCGGATCTTCACGCTTCACGCCGATCACGAGCAGAACGCTTCGACCTCCACCGTACGCCTCGCCGGTTCCTCGGGCGCGAACCCGTTTGCCTGCATCGCGGCAGGGATTGCCTGCCTGTGGGGGCCTGCGCATGGCGGCGCCAACCAGGCCTGTCTGGAAATGCTGCGCGAAATTGGCAGCGTCGACCGCATCCCGGAATATATCGCCCGCGCCAAGGACAAGGACGATCCGTTCCGCCTGATGGGCTTCGGTCACCGCGTCTACAAGAATTTCGATCCGCGTGCGAAGGTGATGAAGGAATCGGCTGACGAGGTTCTGGAACTGCTCGGCGTTGAGGATAACGAGACGCTGAAAGTCGCCAAGGAGCTTGAGCGGATCGCCCTTGAGGACGAATATTTCGTCGAGAAGAAGCTCTATCCGAACGTGGACTTCTACTCCGGCATCATTCTGGAGGCTATGGGCTTCCCGACCTCGATGTTCACCCCGATCTTCGCGCTGTCGCGCACCGTCGGCTGGATTTCGCAGTGGAAGGAGATGCTGTCGGACCCGCAGGCCAAGATCGGCCGTCCGCGTCAGCTTTATGTCGGCGAGGGCAAACGCGACTATATCCCGGTCGAAAAACGCTGAACGGCGGGTATCAGCAACAAAGAAACGGCCCCGGTATTCCGGGGCCGTTTTCTTTTGTATTCTGGAAATGAAAAGCGCCGCCCAAAGGGGCGGCGCGCTATTTTCGCCCTATGGCTCGATCAGCGGCGGTTGAACAGCGCCCAGCCACCTTTGACCGCCATCGCGGCAATCACGGCTTTCACGACAGCACCGATCAGGAACGGGACGGCGCCCGCCATGACTGCAGCTTGCCAGCCCATGCCGGTGACGAGTTTCAGACCCAGCACGCCCGGGACGAACAGCAGAAGCGCCGGAATGAACGCAGCGAGGAACAGCTTGCCGAAGCCCCGATCAAAGCCACGCTCAACCAGCCAGCCGGTCAGCCAGGCCATGCCGACAAAGCCGATCAGGAAGCCAGTGGTCGGCCCCATCATGTAGGGCAGTCCGCCGCCGCCATTCGAGAAGACCGGAAGCCCGACAGCACCTTCGGCCAGATAAGCGATCAGCGTGACCGCCGCCAGACGCGAGCCATAGGTCAGCCCGATCAGGGAAATGGCAAGGGTTTGCAACGTCATCGGAACAGGGAACATGGGCACCGAAGCCTGTGCCGACAGCGCCAGAAGCATCGTACCCGCCAAAACGAGCATCACGTTTCTGGTCAGTGAGCGGCCCGGAAGCGCAGCTTGCGAAAGTGTCATCTATATGTCCTCTGCTTGGATATTCACATTCGCACGATTTTGACCGTTCCAGTATGAAAGTCAATCTTCCCGGCAGTGCTTGCAGTCCCTTGGCCGCTATGCAAAAGCAATCGGCATGAACAAAAGCAGTCAAAAACTGGCACTGGTGACGGGCGCATCGCGTGGGCTGGGCACAGCCCTGGCTCAGGCTCTGGCAAAGCGCGAATACCATATCATTGCTGTCGCCCGAACCACAGGCGCATTGGAAGAACTGGACGACCGCATCCGGGCCGCAGGAGGGCAAGCTCCGACACTCGCGCCGATGGATGTCACGGAACCGCAAGCCATGATGCAACTGGTGAAAGCGATTGCGGAACGCTGGGGCGGGCTTGACCTGTGGGCGCATTGCGCGATCTTCGCCGCGCCGCTGACCCCTGCCGGCCATGTCGATGGCAAGGATCTGGCAAAGTCGCTCGCGATCAATGTCACGGCAACGCAAAACCTGATCGGTCTTGTCGAACCGCTGTTACAGGCGCGCAGCGGCACCGCCATAATCCCGGATGATCCACGCGCCGGAGAGAAATTCTTCGCCGCTTATGGTGCAAGCAAAGCCGCGCAGATGGCGCTGGCCCGGAGCTGGCAGGCGGAATCGGAACGGCTCGGCCCGCGCGTTATAATGCCGCAGCCTGCACCGATGCCGACGGCAACACGCGCCCGCTTCTTTCCCGGGGAAAACCGCGATCCGCTGTCAAGCTGCGAGGCAGAGGCCGAAAAGATCATCGCCGGGTTGCAAGACTAACTGAGGCGTCAGGTTTCCCACCCATCAACGTGGTCTACCGCGCCGATCGCCATCCACTGCGCCCGCGCACGCGCGATCTGCGTATCACCCCATGTCCGGAACACGATGGTGAAACCTTCGCGGTTCACCTCATCCGCCCTGATATCAAGACGTTGATTGGCTTTTGTATCGATATCCCACATCGATAGCCCGACCGTGACAACCGGCGGCGACCGAAACGCGTCCTTAAACCGGACTTCCACGCGCTTCTCGCGCTCGCCCCGCCCGGACCACATTTCACCGCCGTTCTCAAAATGCGAGAACAGCAGGACTTCGCCGTTCAGAATACCGACCGAATGCGGACTCACAAGATACATGCGCACCCTCGCTGTCGCTTAAAAAGCGAGAAAAAAATGGCCCCGAAGAAACCCTCGGAGCCATTAGCCGAAAAGACGGATCAGATCAATCAGTCAGGGAAATTCGCCGAGTTCGGATCGAGCCCGATATGGGCGCCCAATGCTTCCATGTCGGCAAGCAGCTTCGCGGCCGCAGCGACAACACCTGCCGCCGCACCTTGCTGCTCTTCCCGCTGCTCCGCCGCTTTCTTCTTCCGCAGGGCAGCACGCATCATTTCGTCGAAAGCGTCCTGATCCATATCTTCGCGCTTGCGACCGATTTCGGCCAGAAGCGAGACGGATTCGCCGTTGATTTCGGCAAAGCCGCCCGAGATCGCGAATTCCGATTCCGTGCCTTTGTCGTCGATCACCGTGACCAGACCGGGGCGCAGGTTGACGATGGCGGGCGCATGGCCCGGCATCGCCGTCAGATCGCCATCCTCGCCTGGCAGGCGGACCTCACGCACGGGAACGGACAGCAGGTTCCGTTCCGGCGCGACAAGGTCGAACTGCATGGTGTCAGCCATGATCCCCCCTTACGCCGCTTCCGAGGCGAGTTTCTGGGCCTTGGCTTTCACATCCTCGATGCCGCCGACCATGTAGAAGGCCGATTCCGGCAGGTGGTCGTATTCACCGGCCACAACCGCCTTGAAGGAGGAGATCGTGTCTTCCAGCGGCACCTGCACACCGTCCGAGCCGGTGAAGACCTTGGCGACGTCGAAGGGCTGCGAAAGGAAACGCTGGATCTTCCGGGCACGGGCCACGGTCAGCTTGTCCTCTTCCGACAGTTCGTCCATGCCGAGAATGGCGATGATGTCCTGCAGCGACTTGTATTTCTGCAGGATACCCTGAACGTCGCGGGCAACCTGATAATGCTCCTCACCGACAACACCCGGATCGAGGATACGGCTGGTCGAGTCGAGCGGGTCCACGGCCGGGTAGATACCCAGCTCCGAAATCGCGCGCGACAGAACCGTGGTTGCGTCGAGGTGGGCGAAGGTTGTGGCCGGTGCCGGGTCGGTAAGGTCGTCGGCCGGAACGTAGACGGCCTGGATCGAGGTGATCGAACCGGCTTTCGTCGAGGTGATGCGTTCCTGCATCTGGCCCATGTCAGTGGCCAGCGTCGGCTGGTAGCCCACGGCAGAGGGGATACGGCCCAGAAGT
The genomic region above belongs to Paracoccus sp. SCSIO 75233 and contains:
- a CDS encoding SDR family oxidoreductase, translated to MNKSSQKLALVTGASRGLGTALAQALAKREYHIIAVARTTGALEELDDRIRAAGGQAPTLAPMDVTEPQAMMQLVKAIAERWGGLDLWAHCAIFAAPLTPAGHVDGKDLAKSLAINVTATQNLIGLVEPLLQARSGTAIIPDDPRAGEKFFAAYGASKAAQMALARSWQAESERLGPRVIMPQPAPMPTATRARFFPGENRDPLSSCEAEAEKIIAGLQD
- a CDS encoding biotin transporter BioY; its protein translation is MTLSQAALPGRSLTRNVMLVLAGTMLLALSAQASVPMFPVPMTLQTLAISLIGLTYGSRLAAVTLIAYLAEGAVGLPVFSNGGGGLPYMMGPTTGFLIGFVGMAWLTGWLVERGFDRGFGKLFLAAFIPALLLFVPGVLGLKLVTGMGWQAAVMAGAVPFLIGAVVKAVIAAMAVKGGWALFNRR
- a CDS encoding H-type lectin domain-containing protein produces the protein MYLVSPHSVGILNGEVLLFSHFENGGEMWSGRGEREKRVEVRFKDAFRSPPVVTVGLSMWDIDTKANQRLDIRADEVNREGFTIVFRTWGDTQIARARAQWMAIGAVDHVDGWET
- the gltA gene encoding citrate synthase: MADTKPAVLSVYGKEIELPVLTPTAGPECVDIRKLYGQGDVFTYDPGFTSTASCDSAITFIDGDKGELWYRGYPIEQLADGSHYLEVCYLLLYGELPSKEQLDDFERRVTRHTMVHEQMHNFFRGFRRDAHPMATMVGVVGAMSAFYHDSTDIGDPWQREVASIRLIAKLPTIAAMAYKYSIGQPFVYPRNDLDYASNFLHMCFAVPAEEYKVDPALARAMDRIFTLHADHEQNASTSTVRLAGSSGANPFACIAAGIACLWGPAHGGANQACLEMLREIGSVDRIPEYIARAKDKDDPFRLMGFGHRVYKNFDPRAKVMKESADEVLELLGVEDNETLKVAKELERIALEDEYFVEKKLYPNVDFYSGIILEAMGFPTSMFTPIFALSRTVGWISQWKEMLSDPQAKIGRPRQLYVGEGKRDYIPVEKR
- the atpC gene encoding ATP synthase F1 subunit epsilon, which translates into the protein MADTMQFDLVAPERNLLSVPVREVRLPGEDGDLTAMPGHAPAIVNLRPGLVTVIDDKGTESEFAISGGFAEINGESVSLLAEIGRKREDMDQDAFDEMMRAALRKKKAAEQREEQQGAAAGVVAAAAKLLADMEALGAHIGLDPNSANFPD